One region of Malania oleifera isolate guangnan ecotype guangnan chromosome 6, ASM2987363v1, whole genome shotgun sequence genomic DNA includes:
- the LOC131158210 gene encoding uncharacterized protein LOC131158210 yields MENGDDWLAPDKLYHFLFCFFLAFFFSALATLSRYPLLRRLSIWVGSLFSLAAGAAKEAADEVGFFKSAGASAKDAAADLLGTVTACLLLLTCKRYTRPDDAGQRRGPSLV; encoded by the coding sequence ATGGAAAACGGCGACGACTGGTTAGCGCCGGACAAGCTCTATCACTTTCTCTTCTGCTTCTTTCTTGCTTTCTTCTTCTCCGCCCTCGCAACCCTCAGCCGCTACCCGCTCCTACGCCGCCTTAGCATCTGGGTTGGATCCCTGTTCTCCCTCGCCGCCGGCGCCGCCAAGGAGGCCGCTGACGAGGTTGGCTTCTTCAAGTCCGCTGGCGCGTCCGCCAAGGACGCCGCCGCCGATCTCCTCGGCACTGTAACCGCTTGCCTCCTCCTATTGACCTGCAAACGCTACACTCGACCCGACGATGCGGGCCAGCGTCGTGGGCCTTCGCTGGTTTGA